Genomic segment of Nocardiopsis mwathae:
GTCGACGCACCCTTGCGGGCGACACATGCCGGAACGAGCGCATCTATCCTCCCTGCCACCATCACACGGAGCAGGCCATACGCGAACGCCGGATGAGGAAGAGGAAACGGAAACGGCGATCCCCTCCGCCTCGTCCCCAACTGGTGTGGCGTGATCCGGCGCGAAGGGGCCGCCTTCGGCTCCGGCCGTTCGCCGACCGGGAACCCGCCATCCACCAGGGGCCGCCTCCCGAGCTCGCGGAGCTGGCCGAACGGGAGTGGGACGCGGAACGCCGGAACGCGATCGAGGCCTTCGCCGCGTTCGTCTCCGACCGCACCTGGCGCCACATCACAGCGCAGCGCGCGAACCCTGACTGCCGCCCCCTGGAGCTGTGTGCCCGCGCGTGCGAACAGCCGGAGCCGCCGATCGACCTGGCACGGCGGCTCTCGCTCGCCAAGCCCGCCGCCGACCTGGGCATCAACCGCGACGTGGAGCGGATGATCCGCGCGGTCGGCAAGGGCAAGGAGGACACCGCCGCCGGCCTCTTCCTGGACGACCCCGAGCGCCACCTGGCCGAGCTGGCGCTCGCGCTGCGGCTCATCGGTGTGCACGCGTGCTGGGCCCATGGACGGCTGGGCGGCTGCCCCTGCCTGGCCGGTCTGGCACGCGACGGCGGACTTCCCACTGCCGCCCGGATCACCGCCCTGGTCTCCGGATTCGCCCTGCCGCACCCCCTGCGCCGCACCGGATGAGGCTCGGCGGGCCACCCGCCGACACCGACAGGACCTCCCGACCCCGCCGCCGAGAGGAGCGGGGCCGGGAGGTCCGTTTTCCCCTCCCCCCGATCCCTTCCTCTTCGTGCCGGGCGAGGAGGAAGGGGGATCGCGGTGCTACCGGGCCACTTCGGCCCACACGGTGGTGCTCTGCCGCTGCGGTCCGGGCACGACACCCCACCGCTGCGAGGACGCCTCCACCAGGGCGAGTCCCCGCCCGTGGACACGGTCGGGGTCCGCCTGGCACGGGCGGGGAAGGGTGCCCGGAACCAGCGGCCCCTCGTCGGTGACCTCGATCAGGATCGCCCCGGGCCGACGGGTCAGGGCGATGTCGACGTCGCCGCCGGCCCCGGAGCGCGAATGCCGGAGCGCGTTGGTGACCAGCTCGCTCACGACCAGCTCGGCCTCGTCGGCCCGACCACCGATCCCGGCCCCGGCCTCGCGCACCCACTGCCGCGCCCGCCGCACGGACGCCGGTTCACCGGGGAACGCCCGGCTCCGCGGCTGCCCGCGCCGAGGGAGAAGGGGGTCGTCGAGGAACGCCGCGACGGCGGTGAGGTGATCGAAGCCGATGAGGTGCCCGCTGCTGGAGTTGCGGAGCGTGTACCGGTACCCGCCGGTGGTGCTGTGCCGGTGGAGGTCATAGCCGAGCGCCATGGCGTCCGCTTCGACCGCAGCGAACCCTCCCGCCCGCTCAGGGGTCTCGGTGGCCATCACAGGTCACCCCTCCCCCGATAGATGTGCTCATGGGTGGATTGGGCACTGTTAGGATCTTGCATGTTCTCGCCTGCCTTACTCAGGTGGGAGCCACGCCTCGGGGCCAATTGGGTGGCCGCCGAGGCTTTCTTCATGCGCTAACTACGATGCCTCCACAGGCTCTGACCTGCCATAGAAGCCACATAGAAAACAATTTCCGTTGATCTCGTGGCGAACTGTGGAGACGTGGTGTACGCAAGTGGCATGAACCCTGAGGTAAATCCCGCATGGGTAAGGTTCGGCGTTGAGGTCAAGAAGCTGCGCTCCAAGGCCGGACTTACACAGGTCCAGATCCACAGCAGGACTGGCATCTCCGCCTCTATGCTGTCCGCCATCGAAAACGCGACACGCGCCCCAAAACGGAATCACGCGGAGCTACTGGACAAAGCTCTCTCCACACATGGCGCACTCGTCAGGCTCTGGCTCGACATCAACGACAGCGTGAACGTGCCCGATTGGTGGCGGAACATCGGGGTCATGGAACGCAACGCTGTGGAGATCCGTGAATACCAGATGACGTTCGTTCCTGGCTTGATCCAGACGGACGCCTATATTCGAACCGCGATGCGCCAGGCTCGCCGCTGGGACTCCGCCGACGTCATCGAGCGCGATGTCGAAGCGCGCACATCGCGCCTCGACAAGCTCCGCGAAGACGTGTTCCTGTGGTTCGTCGTAGACGAGTACGCCTTCACGCGCGTTGTCGGGGACGAGCAGATCATGCGAGCCCAACTGAGCCGAGTGCTCGACCTCATTGCCCAAGGGAGGATCCAAGTGCAGGTCATCACGCAGCCCAGGCCGCTCCACCCCGGTATGAGCGGACCCTTGCGCGTCCTCGACTTCCAAGATCGCAGCCCCGTAGCCCTTGTGGAGCACCTGGTGGGCGAAGAGGTCATAGATTCCCCGCAGACCGTCAGGCAATGCCGCAGCCTGTTCGGGGCGCTGCAGGCCGAGGCTCTCTCGCTTTCGGACTCTGCGAGGATGCTTGAGAAGCTCAGAGAGGATTACGGATGACTGAATTGCGGTGGCACACATCCAGCTACAGCGGTGGAAGCACAGGCACCTGCGTCGAGGTAGCCGAGGGTCTGATGACCGCCGTGCGCGACACCCAACACCGCCACCATGGCCACCTGGAGTTCCCCAGCACCGAGTGGACGAAGTTCCTCACCTCGGTGAAGGACCGACAGCTATAGCAGCCGACTTCCAACGGAGACTCCGCCCCAAGCCCCGTGTGGAGTCTCCAGTCGTCCTTCGGCGGAATTTGTCAAGGTCAGGCACCTTCTCCCCGACGACTGACCCACTGACAGGAAGAACCATCTCCGTTACAGTCCCGACATGCACTTTCACGGGTACTACTGGCGTGGTCCGCAGCTCCGCAGGCGTACCGAAGTGGAAAATTCCCACCCCAACAACCCGGGGTTCTTGACGTCCGATATTCCGCCGCTGAAGATCTGCCATTGGATGCGGCGAGGCCCCGCATCTGTGCAGGGGACCTGGGACAAGGCCATCGACGGTGTGGCATGGATGATCGAATGCCATGACCGTGTAGCCCATCTCGTTGTCGATCCATCACCCTGGAGGCCTGACCACGCGCTTCGGGTATCGACCAGGATCCAGTTGGAGGCCGGTCGGGATGCATGCTGGAACTACGGACTCGCCGAGGGCGACCAGATGTTCACTGCCCTTGTCTGCTGTCCCAACCGCTGGGAGGCTCTGGAGTGCCCGGTCACAGTGCGTCCAAGCGGGGGGACTCGATGATGTCGAACGGGTCTGTACGAGTTTTCAGACGGTGATTCCCGGCGGCAACAACAGGTGGTCTAGATGTGGTGGCCCGTCCAGTTAGGCGATGCGTGAAGGATCGTGGTGGCGGCCGGTGCCCACGCATATCCGGCACTCCTCGGTGGCCTGCTGCCACCCGATGGCGCCTGACTCCTCCCGCACGGGCTTCTCCGCAGTCCACCCTCCGGTTCCCCGGCAGTGGGCACAGGGCTCGAACGGTCCGGCGCAGAATGGGCACTCGGTCAGAGCACACTGGCGGTACAGGGGAACCATGGGTCTTGACTACCAGATGGCAGTGTGGACGACACTCCTTCCCCTTATTTCTTTCGGGCCACAAGATCACCGGGTTAGGGAAAGGGAAGGCGAGTTACGGTGCAGCCGAATACGCGTGACGTCCTTGTCGTCATCGACATGCAGAACGGGTTCATCCGTCCCGCATCCGCTCACATCGTGCCGGAAGTCGTGGGCCTGGTCCGCGACTGGGCGGCGGCCGGGGGCGCGGTCCTGTTCACCCGTTACCTCAACTACCCCGGCAGCCCCTACACCCGCATCCTCGACTGGCACAAGCTCCAGGCCTCACCCGAGACAGACATCATCCCCGAGCTGGCCCCGCTGCTGCCCTCCGGTGTGGTGCTGAACAAGACCGTCTACTCCCTGTTCACCGAGGACGGCGGAGACCTCGTCAAGGAGCACGGCTGGCAGCACCTCTACTTCTGCGGCATCGACACCGAAAGCTGCGTCACCCAGAGCGCCATCGGTGCCTTCGAGCGCGGGCTCACCCCCTACGTCATCACCGACGCCAGCGCCTCACACGACCACGACGACCTCCACCGCGCCGCACTCCTCCTACTCGCCAAGAACATCGGCGCCCACCAACTGCTCACCCGCACTGACCTCGCCCTCCCCCACGCACACCTATAACCCAGCACACCGCGGCGACACCCCGGGGATGTGGGTCGGCAGGTCGAGGATGGTGACCTGGCCGAGCAGACGGCCTGCGAAGGTCGTGCAGGAGCGCACCCAGGGGATCGTCGAAACCGAGCCGTCCTCGACGGGAATGCCGACCACCGCCCACACCGCCCCGGGGAAGCCGTCCCGCTGGACCCAGTCGGGCCAGGAGCCGGGCGATTCCATCACCCGTGCTGTCCATCCACTGACCTCCCCCGTGGTTTCGAACCGGCGAAGTGCCGCGGCACACGTGCTGTCACCGCCAGGAGAACGTTATGTCGGTCATCGGCGGGGCCAGAGTGCGATCCGGGCGGCTCACCGGTGTCTCCAGCCCCGCGATCTGCCCGCCCACAGCGGGAAACAGGGCGAGGTCACCCACGGTGCGGTAGTCCCGCCACTCCACCCGCCCGGTGTCGCCCCGGCCGTTCGGGGCGGCGTCGTGCTCCTCCTCGGCCAGCCGCCCCCGCGCCTCCTCGCCGATATGCAGCCGGTAGACCAGGTGCAGCTTGCGGGGCGGCGGGGTGGGTCCGGGGCGCGCGACCATCTGGTCTTGGACCCACAGCAACTCCGGGGGGCCGTCCCAGGACGCGGCCTCCAGGCGCAGCTCCTCGGACAGCTCGCGTGCCAGCGCCCCTTCCAGGGGTTCGCCGGGTTCGACTTTGCCGCCCGGCAGCGTGTACAGGGCACCGGCGGGCCGGTCGCGGCGAATCACGCACACCCGCTCGCCGCAGAACAGGGCGGCGCCGACGCGGATCCGCACGGTGGAGAACGCCGGTGCGCCGGTGGTGCCGGTGGAGGGGTCGTGCACGGTGTCGACCTTCCGCTGGGGGTGGGTGGCCGCCGGTGGGGCATCGGGCGGGCCGCGGTCAGGGGGTGTCGTAGCCGTGGTGGCGGGCGACGAGCTTCCAGGTGTCGTGGTTGCTGTCCCACAGCAGCGCGTGGTCCCAGCCGGGCAGGTAGAGCCCGGCCCATTCCCAGTCGA
This window contains:
- a CDS encoding ATP-binding protein, which encodes MATETPERAGGFAAVEADAMALGYDLHRHSTTGGYRYTLRNSSSGHLIGFDHLTAVAAFLDDPLLPRRGQPRSRAFPGEPASVRRARQWVREAGAGIGGRADEAELVVSELVTNALRHSRSGAGGDVDIALTRRPGAILIEVTDEGPLVPGTLPRPCQADPDRVHGRGLALVEASSQRWGVVPGPQRQSTTVWAEVAR
- a CDS encoding helix-turn-helix domain-containing protein, with the translated sequence MNPEVNPAWVRFGVEVKKLRSKAGLTQVQIHSRTGISASMLSAIENATRAPKRNHAELLDKALSTHGALVRLWLDINDSVNVPDWWRNIGVMERNAVEIREYQMTFVPGLIQTDAYIRTAMRQARRWDSADVIERDVEARTSRLDKLREDVFLWFVVDEYAFTRVVGDEQIMRAQLSRVLDLIAQGRIQVQVITQPRPLHPGMSGPLRVLDFQDRSPVALVEHLVGEEVIDSPQTVRQCRSLFGALQAEALSLSDSARMLEKLREDYG
- a CDS encoding DUF397 domain-containing protein, with translation MTELRWHTSSYSGGSTGTCVEVAEGLMTAVRDTQHRHHGHLEFPSTEWTKFLTSVKDRQL
- a CDS encoding isochorismatase family protein; this translates as MQPNTRDVLVVIDMQNGFIRPASAHIVPEVVGLVRDWAAAGGAVLFTRYLNYPGSPYTRILDWHKLQASPETDIIPELAPLLPSGVVLNKTVYSLFTEDGGDLVKEHGWQHLYFCGIDTESCVTQSAIGAFERGLTPYVITDASASHDHDDLHRAALLLLAKNIGAHQLLTRTDLALPHAHL
- a CDS encoding NUDIX hydrolase; the protein is MHDPSTGTTGAPAFSTVRIRVGAALFCGERVCVIRRDRPAGALYTLPGGKVEPGEPLEGALARELSEELRLEAASWDGPPELLWVQDQMVARPGPTPPPRKLHLVYRLHIGEEARGRLAEEEHDAAPNGRGDTGRVEWRDYRTVGDLALFPAVGGQIAGLETPVSRPDRTLAPPMTDITFSWR